The Niallia alba genome includes a window with the following:
- a CDS encoding endonuclease/exonuclease/phosphatase family protein — translation MKLLTLNTHSWIEESPLEKLEAIKVQLLADSYDVISLQEVNQSMDAEEAEVDSFFIAPNQDTVIKKDNFAFLLQQELKKEGLEYYWSWVPSHIGYDQYDEGIAILTRFKVTNARGILLSRKDDYTDYHTRKALEVSFQASERNYLVYGLHLSWWQDETESYPFLYEWNKLVEAWEAEARAGGCILLMGDFNNPAHIEKEGYSVVSKHPHLKDAYLDATVKNGSHTVVKKIDGWENNSDLLRIDYIFVSSNLSVYSYETVFDGRTTPVVSDHFGVKVEIG, via the coding sequence ATGAAATTATTAACATTAAATACCCATAGCTGGATAGAAGAAAGTCCTTTAGAAAAACTGGAAGCGATCAAGGTGCAATTGCTTGCTGATTCCTATGATGTTATTTCCTTACAGGAAGTAAATCAATCGATGGATGCAGAGGAGGCAGAGGTGGATTCTTTTTTCATTGCCCCCAATCAAGATACGGTAATTAAAAAAGATAACTTTGCTTTTCTTCTCCAGCAGGAGCTGAAGAAAGAAGGGCTTGAATATTATTGGAGCTGGGTTCCTAGTCATATTGGTTACGACCAATATGATGAAGGAATCGCCATTCTCACTCGATTTAAGGTAACAAATGCAAGAGGGATATTGCTGTCCCGCAAAGATGATTATACAGACTATCATACAAGAAAAGCGTTGGAAGTTAGTTTTCAAGCAAGTGAAAGAAACTATTTAGTATACGGATTGCACCTCTCTTGGTGGCAGGATGAAACCGAAAGCTATCCTTTCTTGTATGAATGGAACAAGCTTGTTGAAGCATGGGAAGCGGAAGCACGGGCAGGTGGATGTATCTTGTTGATGGGCGATTTTAATAACCCTGCTCATATCGAGAAAGAAGGCTATAGCGTTGTTTCCAAGCACCCCCATTTAAAGGATGCTTATCTAGATGCCACGGTCAAAAATGGCAGCCATACTGTGGTGAAGAAAATTGATGGCTGGGAGAATAATAGTGATCTGCTTCGGATTGATTATATCTTTGTTTCTTCTAATCTATCTGTTTACTCATATGAAACTGTTTTTGATGGAAGAACCACGCCGGTTGTGTCTGATCATTTTGGGGTTAAGGTAGAGATAGGGTGA
- a CDS encoding PTS transporter subunit IIBC produces MKKMLSFEFWQKFGKALMVVVAVMPAAGIMISLGKLIAMIDASVFITIGSVVENIGWGIIGNLHILFALAIGGSWAKEKAGGAFAAGIAFLLINRITGSIFGVTNEMLSEDGAFTHTLFGTKILVEGYFTSVLEAPALNMGVFVGIISGFIGAIVYNKYYNFRKLPDALAFFNGKRFVPFVVILWSVIVSLILAVIWPTIQTGINHFGLWIATSSESAPILAPFIYGTAERLLIPFGLHHMLTIPINYTSLGGTYTIMSGVMAGKEVFGQDPLWLAWASDLVNLQNAGDTAAYNQLLSSVTPARFKVGQMIGATAILMGVAVAIYRNVDMDKKKKYKSMIFSAAIAVFLTGVTEPLEFMFMFAAPVLYVVYAILQGLAFASADIVHLRLHSFGNLELITRLPIAFKAGLGGDVLNYVIVCIVFFIVSYFIANVMIKKFNFSTPGRNGNYESDADSNTTEAGNAGPTNSQVLEIVDLLGGKANITDVDACMTRLRVSVKELDKVGDESSWKAAGAMGLIKKDGGVQAIYGPKADILKSDINDYLEQSE; encoded by the coding sequence ATGAAAAAGATGTTGTCATTTGAATTTTGGCAAAAATTCGGAAAAGCATTGATGGTAGTGGTAGCTGTTATGCCGGCAGCTGGGATTATGATTAGTTTAGGTAAGCTGATTGCCATGATTGATGCTTCTGTTTTTATCACAATTGGAAGCGTTGTAGAGAATATTGGCTGGGGGATTATTGGGAATTTACATATTTTATTTGCCTTAGCAATTGGTGGTTCGTGGGCAAAGGAAAAAGCAGGCGGAGCCTTTGCTGCGGGAATTGCCTTCTTATTAATTAATAGAATTACAGGCTCTATCTTTGGGGTCACAAATGAAATGCTATCTGAAGATGGTGCATTTACGCATACTTTATTTGGAACCAAGATTTTAGTAGAAGGATATTTTACAAGTGTATTGGAAGCGCCTGCACTTAATATGGGTGTTTTCGTGGGGATTATCTCTGGCTTTATCGGAGCAATTGTCTATAATAAATATTACAATTTCAGAAAGCTGCCAGATGCACTGGCCTTCTTTAATGGAAAACGATTTGTACCGTTTGTGGTTATCCTTTGGTCTGTTATCGTTTCCTTGATCCTTGCGGTGATTTGGCCAACGATTCAAACAGGCATTAACCATTTTGGATTATGGATTGCGACTTCAAGTGAAAGCGCTCCAATCCTAGCGCCTTTTATCTATGGTACAGCTGAACGTCTACTTATTCCATTTGGTCTACACCATATGTTGACGATTCCAATTAACTATACCTCACTAGGTGGAACGTATACGATCATGTCTGGTGTGATGGCTGGTAAGGAAGTATTTGGACAAGATCCACTTTGGCTAGCTTGGGCAAGTGATTTAGTAAATCTACAAAATGCGGGTGATACTGCGGCATATAATCAACTGCTCTCATCTGTTACTCCAGCACGTTTTAAAGTAGGGCAGATGATTGGTGCAACAGCAATTTTGATGGGAGTCGCTGTTGCAATCTACCGAAATGTGGATATGGATAAAAAGAAAAAGTATAAATCAATGATTTTTTCCGCAGCCATCGCTGTCTTCTTAACAGGGGTTACAGAGCCATTAGAATTCATGTTTATGTTTGCTGCTCCAGTACTTTATGTTGTTTATGCTATTTTACAAGGATTAGCTTTTGCCTCTGCGGATATTGTCCATTTACGGCTCCATTCCTTTGGAAACTTAGAACTGATTACACGTTTGCCGATTGCTTTTAAAGCAGGCTTGGGAGGCGACGTCCTAAACTATGTAATTGTATGTATTGTCTTCTTTATAGTGAGCTATTTTATTGCGAATGTCATGATTAAGAAATTTAATTTTTCAACACCAGGTCGTAATGGTAACTATGAAAGTGATGCAGATTCTAACACCACTGAAGCTGGGAACGCTGGTCCTACTAACAGCCAAGTGTTAGAAATTGTCGACTTATTAGGCGGAAAAGCTAATATTACTGATGTGGATGCCTGTATGACAAGACTGCGTGTCTCTGTAAAAGAGCTAGATAAAGTAGGCGATGAATCGTCATGGAAAGCAGCTGGTGCAATGGGCTTAATTAAGAAGGATGGCGGTGTTCAAGCTATCTATGGTCCAAAGGCTGACATTCTGAAATCAGACATTAATGACTATTTGGAGCAAAGTGAATGA
- a CDS encoding PTS transporter subunit IIC, giving the protein MSVAEIFTLAFTGAVALELFALVDSWFGPAIGPLSEGITSKMSKRFKGRKLLIGIDWPILATRAELWAVANILAPILLLVAIFLPGNTVLPLGGILLTVLAPALLIVTKGRVVRMTIIGTILIPLFLWGATFIAKFVTETSKAMGNFPNGLDADALFSSVDSDPIEKMLAILFGKAVDAWDIKLIGFSVLALIAYILLFGWYFKQMRKENKKMELKQNTDKKVS; this is encoded by the coding sequence TTGTCGGTCGCAGAAATTTTCACCTTAGCCTTTACTGGTGCTGTTGCCCTTGAACTATTTGCATTAGTTGACAGTTGGTTCGGCCCAGCTATTGGTCCTTTATCCGAAGGTATTACATCGAAAATGAGTAAGCGTTTTAAAGGCCGGAAATTATTGATAGGAATCGACTGGCCAATCCTGGCGACACGCGCAGAACTATGGGCAGTAGCGAATATTTTAGCACCAATCTTGCTGCTAGTCGCTATCTTTCTTCCCGGCAATACAGTCCTTCCATTAGGAGGAATTCTGCTTACTGTATTAGCCCCAGCCCTTTTAATCGTGACAAAGGGAAGAGTAGTACGCATGACCATTATTGGAACCATTTTAATTCCTTTATTCTTATGGGGAGCAACTTTTATTGCTAAATTCGTGACGGAAACCTCTAAAGCTATGGGGAATTTTCCTAATGGATTGGATGCAGATGCCCTGTTCTCTTCCGTGGACTCTGATCCAATTGAAAAAATGCTAGCTATTCTATTTGGGAAAGCTGTCGATGCTTGGGATATCAAATTAATAGGATTCTCCGTGTTAGCGCTTATCGCTTATATCCTGTTATTCGGCTGGTACTTTAAACAAATGAGAAAAGAAAATAAGAAAATGGAATTGAAACAAAATACAGATAAGAAAGTATCATAA
- a CDS encoding solute carrier family 23 protein: MEDILKDILAAFSVVLNGLPQGLLALSFGFASVPTALAFLVGAAGNSLTSNVAVISFQAETITVAGTMGKNMRERLSSIFFGAFLLVIIGVFGLMEQIVAWIGPVITNGMMAGVGFMLAKVAWDMAKNDRLIGVTSFASALLTYIISKDLVYTITVSVLLSSIVYHFTKKESATVTNMLTEDKFKLQKFILNPSVIRGALALVCLNIGANIAFGKINGEIAGANVNIDTLTIISSLADMVSSLFGGGPVEIIISATASAPHAVWAGVLTMAIMAAILFFKLLPKIGKYVPSSSIAGFLFVLGAIVTLPGNATAALTGTEASSPIVGAITIIVTAIADPFLGLLAGVVMEFLLGLFGV, translated from the coding sequence ATGGAAGATATACTAAAAGACATACTAGCAGCATTTAGTGTTGTATTAAATGGATTGCCCCAAGGGTTATTGGCGCTATCTTTTGGCTTTGCGTCCGTGCCAACCGCACTTGCTTTTCTTGTAGGTGCTGCTGGGAATAGCTTAACAAGCAATGTAGCTGTTATTTCCTTTCAAGCAGAAACCATAACAGTTGCAGGAACAATGGGGAAAAATATGCGCGAACGGCTCTCTTCCATCTTTTTTGGTGCCTTTTTATTAGTTATTATAGGTGTTTTTGGATTGATGGAACAAATCGTTGCCTGGATTGGTCCTGTTATTACAAACGGGATGATGGCTGGTGTTGGTTTTATGCTTGCAAAGGTTGCCTGGGATATGGCAAAAAACGATCGATTGATTGGGGTCACTTCATTCGCTAGTGCCTTATTAACCTATATTATTTCAAAAGACTTAGTATATACAATCACTGTTTCTGTGCTGCTTTCTAGCATTGTCTATCATTTCACTAAAAAAGAATCTGCCACTGTAACAAATATGCTAACAGAAGATAAATTTAAGCTCCAAAAGTTTATTCTCAACCCTTCTGTTATTCGCGGGGCACTCGCTCTTGTTTGTTTGAATATTGGTGCTAATATTGCCTTTGGAAAAATCAATGGAGAAATCGCCGGAGCAAATGTAAATATTGATACGCTAACGATTATTAGTAGTTTAGCAGATATGGTCTCTTCTTTATTTGGCGGAGGACCTGTGGAAATCATTATTTCTGCGACTGCTTCTGCTCCCCATGCAGTATGGGCAGGTGTTCTAACAATGGCCATCATGGCAGCGATCCTGTTCTTCAAACTTTTGCCGAAGATTGGAAAATATGTACCTAGTTCATCCATTGCCGGTTTCCTTTTCGTCTTAGGTGCGATTGTGACATTACCAGGCAATGCAACAGCCGCACTAACTGGTACAGAAGCTAGTTCCCCTATTGTTGGAGCCATTACTATCATCGTAACAGCCATTGCCGATCCATTTTTAGGGTTATTAGCTGGCGTTGTGATGGAATTTTTACTAGGACTCTTTGGAGTTTAA
- a CDS encoding phosphoribosyltransferase family protein, which translates to METYSLAVAGVKRKLPIIPISNDLKIASFVILGDTEIVVAAASLLAEQLKDIDYLVTAEAKGIPLVHELSKQLNMPEYIVARKSVKPYMDEPLINQVVSITTQKEQLLCLDGKDAAKIKGKRIALIDDVISTGESIRILEELVTKAGGITVSKAAILAEGDAAERDDIVYLEKLPVF; encoded by the coding sequence ATGGAGACTTATTCACTAGCTGTTGCCGGAGTAAAAAGAAAGTTACCAATTATCCCAATTTCAAATGATTTAAAGATTGCAAGCTTTGTTATTTTAGGCGATACAGAAATCGTCGTTGCAGCCGCTTCCCTCTTAGCAGAGCAATTGAAAGACATCGATTATTTAGTAACAGCCGAGGCAAAAGGAATTCCCCTCGTCCATGAACTATCGAAACAACTAAACATGCCAGAATATATCGTTGCTCGAAAAAGTGTAAAACCCTATATGGACGAACCGCTAATCAATCAAGTCGTGTCCATTACCACACAAAAAGAACAATTACTCTGTTTAGATGGAAAAGACGCCGCCAAGATTAAAGGAAAACGCATTGCCTTAATAGATGATGTCATTAGCACCGGAGAGTCGATACGAATACTCGAGGAACTAGTTACCAAAGCAGGAGGAATCACTGTTTCAAAAGCTGCCATTCTTGCTGAGGGTGATGCTGCCGAAAGAGATGATATCGTTTATTTAGAGAAGTTGCCTGTGTTTTGA
- a CDS encoding IS3 family transposase (programmed frameshift) produces MGKNVYSNEVKWAVVRDKMSGQFTNQEIMQKHGIKNVSQIKTWMKWYRENQVHRFDQPIGKQYSYGYGPDGSSDEEKKERQMNHLKQENEILKKVFGDRKGAEKEIVLRLVKTLRKKYTISAILSALHVPRSTYYRWASSQSAKLSKQEETIIFLCKETKYRYGHRKIKELLKRNYQIKLNRNTVQRIMQKYHLQCRVKQKRKWKSQGESVIVAPNLLQREFYASNPKEKWVTDITYIQYGPDTLYLSTIMDLFNIQIVAYRLYPHQQTSLVMDTLNEALAKRGNPEGVIIHSDQGSVYASQTYAYQNRIKEKNLVSSMSRRGNCWGNAVIESFHSNLKSEEFQYVKFHSLSLKEVTERVDQFMRYYNEERIQEKLGYYTPIEFGNMAA; encoded by the exons ATGGGCAAAAACGTATATTCAAATGAGGTTAAGTGGGCAGTTGTTAGAGATAAGATGAGCGGTCAGTTTACGAATCAAGAAATCATGCAGAAACATGGGATTAAAAATGTTTCTCAAATCAAAACGTGGATGAAATGGTATCGGGAAAATCAAGTTCATCGATTCGATCAACCAATAGGAAAGCAATACTCATATGGGTATGGACCAGATGGTTCAAGTGATGAAGAGAAAAAGGAACGCCAAATGAATCATTTAAAGCAGGAGAATGAAATCTTAA AAAAAGTATTTGGAGATCGAAAAGGAGCTGAAAAAGAAATTGTCCTCCGACTAGTAAAGACATTACGAAAAAAGTATACTATATCAGCTATTTTATCCGCTTTACATGTACCAAGATCTACTTATTATCGCTGGGCATCTTCGCAATCTGCCAAGTTGTCTAAACAAGAGGAAACCATTATTTTCCTATGTAAAGAAACAAAGTACCGATATGGTCACCGGAAGATCAAGGAGCTGTTAAAGCGTAACTATCAGATTAAATTAAATCGCAATACTGTTCAACGCATTATGCAAAAATACCATCTTCAGTGTAGAGTAAAGCAAAAGAGAAAGTGGAAATCACAAGGGGAATCTGTCATTGTTGCACCAAACTTATTACAGCGAGAATTTTATGCAAGCAATCCTAAAGAAAAATGGGTAACAGATATTACCTATATTCAATATGGTCCAGATACTTTATATTTATCTACCATCATGGATTTGTTTAACATTCAAATCGTTGCCTATAGGCTTTATCCCCATCAACAAACTTCTTTAGTAATGGATACCTTGAATGAAGCACTAGCAAAACGAGGAAACCCTGAAGGAGTAATCATCCACTCAGATCAAGGAAGTGTTTACGCCTCTCAAACCTATGCGTATCAAAATCGGATCAAAGAGAAGAATTTAGTCAGTAGTATGTCACGCAGGGGAAATTGTTGGGGCAATGCAGTCATTGAGTCCTTTCACTCAAACCTAAAATCAGAAGAATTTCAGTATGTTAAATTTCATTCTTTGTCTTTAAAAGAAGTTACAGAACGTGTCGATCAATTTATGAGGTATTATAACGAAGAGCGTATTCAAGAAAAATTAGGCTACTACACACCAATAGAGTTTGGTAATATGGCAGCCTAA
- a CDS encoding helix-turn-helix domain-containing protein has translation MSRKSYSVEEKYQIVKALGEVNSSLQVSSIYKVHFSTVLEWKYKFDTFGLEGLKETSSWKKYSKELKLSAIQDYASGNYSIREITRMYEISDPSVLRGWIKKYNSHSEIKDTSQGRTSSMTKGRKTTWEERIQIVLDCLGNKKDYQEAANTLD, from the coding sequence ATGTCTAGAAAATCTTATTCTGTAGAAGAGAAATATCAAATAGTGAAAGCTTTAGGGGAAGTAAATTCGTCACTCCAAGTTTCATCGATTTATAAGGTGCACTTTTCTACCGTTTTGGAATGGAAATATAAATTTGATACATTCGGTTTAGAAGGACTAAAAGAGACTTCTTCCTGGAAAAAGTATTCTAAAGAACTAAAGTTATCCGCTATTCAAGATTATGCCTCTGGAAATTACTCGATTCGTGAAATTACGAGAATGTATGAAATATCCGATCCATCTGTCCTTAGAGGGTGGATTAAGAAGTATAATAGTCATAGTGAAATAAAAGATACGTCACAAGGAAGGACGAGCTCTATGACTAAGGGAAGAAAAACGACTTGGGAAGAACGAATACAAATTGTGCTAGATTGTTTAGGGAACAAAAAAGACTATCAAGAAGCAGCTAATACTCTAGACTAA
- a CDS encoding glycosyltransferase: MVNRNRRNFKKTIAYYISDYGYGHAVRSVAIIRELLEKEPSLYIIICHSFAIPFLKNSLPFKQVSIREVSTDIGYFLKKQSLEPDKVKLKESFDIFFKDWKSKMEKEEDFLISNKVDIVISDISPLPFEAATKAGIPSVGISNFTWYSAYELLLDKERLERLKQAYERMTSFFLLAGNNERNWLGDKRDFSFFSRKIEDEKVEEILDKVNPSRKKTVIFFGLGMKINHINVSSLPIWDSKDCVFIVSSNVRMEGDNVFSIPADETESQHYIAASDLVITKAGWGTVSEAVIYDVPLLLLNRDGMKEDQNTIAFVLKHALGEVMEWNEFLDFRYERGKRERKTSNGFRNQVDVIVDELLLFLF, translated from the coding sequence ATGGTTAATAGAAATAGGAGGAATTTCAAGAAAACCATTGCTTATTATATATCGGACTATGGATATGGGCATGCGGTGCGTTCTGTTGCAATTATTAGAGAACTTTTGGAGAAAGAGCCTTCTTTGTATATCATTATTTGTCATTCATTTGCTATTCCTTTCTTGAAGAATTCTCTTCCTTTCAAACAAGTTTCTATTAGAGAAGTATCAACTGATATTGGTTATTTTCTTAAGAAGCAAAGTTTGGAGCCAGATAAGGTAAAATTGAAAGAGAGTTTTGATATATTTTTTAAAGACTGGAAAAGCAAGATGGAGAAGGAAGAGGATTTTCTTATAAGTAACAAAGTAGATATAGTTATCTCTGATATTTCCCCATTACCGTTTGAAGCAGCTACGAAAGCAGGGATTCCTTCTGTTGGAATTTCTAATTTTACTTGGTATAGTGCCTATGAACTCCTTTTGGATAAGGAAAGGTTAGAGAGATTGAAACAAGCATATGAAAGGATGACTTCCTTTTTCTTATTAGCAGGCAATAATGAACGAAATTGGCTAGGGGATAAGAGGGATTTTTCCTTTTTTTCTAGAAAGATTGAAGATGAGAAGGTAGAAGAGATTCTTGATAAGGTAAATCCTTCTAGGAAAAAGACTGTTATTTTCTTTGGCCTAGGAATGAAGATAAATCATATTAATGTAAGTTCGTTGCCAATCTGGGATAGTAAGGATTGTGTATTTATTGTCTCATCGAATGTAAGAATGGAAGGAGATAATGTTTTCTCCATTCCTGCTGATGAGACTGAGTCACAGCATTATATTGCAGCAAGCGACCTTGTCATTACGAAGGCCGGGTGGGGAACGGTAAGTGAAGCGGTAATTTATGATGTGCCTTTACTCCTTTTAAACAGAGATGGAATGAAAGAGGATCAGAATACAATCGCATTTGTTTTAAAGCATGCATTAGGAGAGGTCATGGAGTGGAATGAATTCTTAGATTTTCGATATGAGCGAGGAAAGCGTGAACGGAAGACAAGTAATGGATTTAGGAACCAAGTGGATGTGATCGTGGACGAATTATTGTTGTTTCTATTTTAG
- the mntA gene encoding type VII toxin-antitoxin system MntA family adenylyltransferase antitoxin, which produces MLKEELQKKLVDKIILDTNPAFVILFGSFAKGTTHDESDIDLAYFSDKKLSSYERFMLASELAAIAGREVDLVDIKQIDTVFTMQIFEQGNPIYIHDENEFTCQKMRAYSMYATLSEQRATIINAIKERGSVFGNE; this is translated from the coding sequence ATGCTAAAAGAAGAATTACAAAAGAAGTTAGTTGATAAAATCATTCTAGACACAAACCCAGCCTTCGTCATTCTATTTGGTTCATTCGCTAAAGGCACGACACATGATGAAAGTGACATCGATCTTGCTTATTTCAGTGACAAGAAGCTATCATCTTATGAACGTTTTATGCTTGCTTCTGAGCTTGCTGCAATTGCCGGTCGGGAAGTCGATTTAGTCGACATTAAACAAATCGATACAGTATTTACAATGCAGATTTTTGAGCAAGGCAATCCGATTTATATACATGACGAGAACGAATTTACATGCCAAAAAATGCGTGCTTATAGCATGTATGCTACGTTAAGTGAGCAACGTGCTACAATTATTAATGCGATCAAAGAAAGAGGGAGTGTATTCGGCAATGAATGA
- a CDS encoding transposase: MPYKKRVYIPERFYHIVSRGNRRDPLFRNASDFQAFLHILTQLYEKYPFEIASYCLMNNHFHFQLRSSEVPISKLMALINKRYANYYNTKYRLTGHVFEKRFYDKVIENKEGMLEVSRYIHLNPVEARMVKLAEYYPWSSYQYYKKDSTVPCFMNVNFLLDYYEGTPTQKREKYCCSVTFQ, translated from the coding sequence ATGCCCTATAAGAAAAGAGTATATATACCAGAGCGATTTTATCATATTGTTTCCCGGGGGAATCGACGTGATCCCTTGTTTCGGAATGCCAGTGATTTTCAAGCTTTTCTTCATATCCTAACGCAACTCTACGAAAAGTACCCCTTTGAAATCGCCTCTTATTGCCTCATGAATAATCATTTCCATTTCCAATTGCGTTCTAGTGAAGTACCCATCTCAAAGCTAATGGCACTAATCAATAAACGTTATGCCAATTACTATAACACCAAATACCGTTTAACAGGCCATGTCTTTGAAAAACGTTTTTATGACAAAGTTATTGAGAACAAAGAAGGTATGTTAGAAGTTAGCCGTTATATACACCTTAACCCAGTAGAGGCGAGGATGGTTAAGCTGGCAGAATACTATCCTTGGAGTAGCTATCAATATTATAAGAAGGATTCGACAGTACCTTGTTTTATGAATGTGAATTTTTTACTAGATTATTATGAAGGGACACCGACACAGAAACGGGAAAAGTATTGTTGTAGCGTAACCTTTCAATAA